Below is a genomic region from Geoglobus acetivorans.
CCTTCGCCAGCTGTTCGACAATCGGAGATATCATTCTGCACGGCATGCACCACTCCGCCCAGAAATCAACCACAACATTGGCATATTTTTTCAGAATCTCATCAAAATTTGATGCATCCACCTTTATCGGGTGATCAACAGCATTCTGAACAGGCTGATCGTCCTTATCACCGATCTTTTGCATGAGTTCCATCATTCTCTTCTGCCGGATTTTCTCAATCTCGTCCATAAGGCTAAATCTCAGCCACATACATTAAAAATTTTTGCTGGATTGAAATCTTCATCAACCACGATTATTCCCATATCCGATGCACATCTGTAAAAATCCTCCAGCTCAACGTTCAGCCAGAGTTTCACATCCTCAAAGAAGGACTTTCTGATAGCTCTGAAAGACCTGCCGGTTCTCTTTATCTTCTCAGAGTTTCGCACAATCTCCTTTCTAAGCCTCCATCTGGCAATTTTTCTGCTCTGAACGGATAAGATTGCCTCCTCAACACTCGTCCCATCTATCACGGCTCTCAGCACAATTTCGGCGATGTGGTTTATTCTGTCCGGAACGCCTATCACATCACCCCTGAGAAGTATCTTCCTCCTCTCAACAGAATATCCTTTTTCCATGAGTCTTTCATATATCAGCGCTGTGGTGCCCCTCTTGTTACCGGTTTTGTCAACAATTCCCCCTAT
It encodes:
- the trxA gene encoding thioredoxin: MDEIEKIRQKRMMELMQKIGDKDDQPVQNAVDHPIKVDASNFDEILKKYANVVVDFWAEWCMPCRMISPIVEQLAKEYAGRVVFAKLNTDENPMIASRYGITGIPTLIFFKDGRPVDKVVGALPKAELKRWVDRNV